One Sparus aurata chromosome 5, fSpaAur1.1, whole genome shotgun sequence genomic window carries:
- the LOC115581244 gene encoding sesquipedalian-1: MKLNERSVAHYATCDSPPDKTGFLFKKGERNTAYHRRWFVLKGNMLFYFEERDSREPIGVIVLEGCTVELCESAEEFAFAIKFEVAKARVYKMAAENQAAMESWVKALSRASFDYMRLVVKELERQLEEIQEAAGGGCGGGGLQARPKSSRRNQVARCRSGASSSSSSSSSLSSSSSSAPPMSIQYSAQRSLQDEVQLIPESSKENGVTWSKPPVALANGFAEAAPSCVAWEGCTDSGNNTVIGYGADGVRAPPVPPRRRGASLESPVSPGTGCFSKLHDWYGREVEELRVQWLQSQ, encoded by the coding sequence ATGAAGCTGAACGAACGCAGCGTGGCGCACTACGCCACCTGTGACTCACCGCCGGACAAGACGGGCTTCCTGTTCAAAAAGGGTGAACGCAACACAGCTTATCACCGCCGCTGGTTTGTCCTGAAGGGTAACATGCTCTTCTACTTTGAGGAGCGCGACAGCCGGGAGCCCATCGGTGTCATTGTCCTTGAAGGGTGCACGGTGGAGCTGTGTGAGTCAGCTGAGGAGTTTGCCTTTGCCATCAAGTTTGAGGTTGCCAAAGCGCGGGTGTACAAGATGGCTGCTGAGAACCAAGCAGCCATGGAGTCATGGGTGAAGGCGTTGTCGAGGGCCAGCTTTGACTACATGAGGCTGGTGGTGAAGGAGCTGGAGAGGCAGTTGGAGGAGATCCAGGAGGCTGCAGGGGGTGgctgtggaggtggaggccTGCAGGCCAGGCCCAAGTCCTCCAGGAGAAACCAGGTGGCACGGTGCAGGTCTGGAgcatcatcttcttcatcatcttcatcttccttatcatcatcatcatcaagtgCCCCTCCCATGTCAATCCAGTACTCTGCCCAGAGGAGCCTCCAGGATGAGGTGCAGCTCATCCCTGAGTCTTCTAAGGAGAATGGCGTCACATGGAGCAAACCACCAGTTGCCTTGGCGAACGGCTTTGCTGAGGCAGCCCCTTCCTGCGTGGCCTGGGAGGGCTGCACAGACTCTGGGAATAACACTGTGATCGGTTATGGGGCTGATGGAGTGAGGGCTCCACCAGTGCCACCCAGGAGAAGAGGAGCATCTCTGGAAAGCCCCGTTTCTCCTGGCACTGGCTGCTTCTCCAAACTCCATGACTGGTACggcagagaggtggaggagctgagagtGCAGTGGCTGCAGAGCCAGTAA